Proteins encoded together in one Silvanigrella paludirubra window:
- a CDS encoding AMP nucleosidase translates to MKTKAEICKNWLPRYTGTKIEDFADHILLTNFQTYVNRFAEMTDSKVVGLDRAMPNSTCKKSNVSIINFGMGSANAATIMDLLSARAPKSVLFLGKCGGLKHSTEIGHFILPIAAIRGEGTSNDYFPPEVPALPSFKLHKFVSQKIVEAGHDYRTGVVYTTNRRVWEHDQAFLKHMHSMKCIAIDMETATILMVGLHNEIARGALLVVSDVPITPEGVKTEAGDKNISAKWTDIHIKLGIDSLKDLESKGEPIKHFKY, encoded by the coding sequence ATGAAGACAAAAGCAGAGATCTGTAAAAACTGGTTACCACGTTATACAGGAACAAAAATTGAGGACTTTGCAGATCATATTTTATTAACAAATTTTCAAACATATGTGAATCGTTTTGCAGAAATGACAGATTCAAAAGTCGTTGGCCTAGATAGAGCTATGCCAAATTCTACATGCAAAAAATCAAATGTATCCATTATTAATTTTGGAATGGGTTCAGCAAATGCAGCAACTATTATGGATTTATTAAGCGCACGAGCTCCTAAGTCGGTTTTGTTTTTGGGTAAATGTGGTGGTTTAAAGCATTCAACTGAAATTGGTCATTTTATTTTACCAATTGCAGCTATTCGAGGGGAAGGAACCTCAAACGATTATTTTCCTCCAGAAGTACCCGCGCTGCCTTCATTTAAGCTTCATAAATTTGTTTCACAAAAAATTGTTGAAGCAGGTCATGATTATCGAACAGGAGTCGTTTATACAACCAATCGAAGAGTATGGGAGCATGATCAGGCATTTTTAAAACATATGCACAGTATGAAATGCATTGCGATAGATATGGAAACAGCAACAATTCTAATGGTTGGTTTACATAACGAAATTGCAAGAGGTGCTTTGTTGGTTGTTTCTGATGTTCCTATCACCCCTGAAGGTGTTAAAACGGAAGCAGGAGATAAAAATATTTCTGCAAAATGGACTGATATTCATATTAAATTAGGCATAGATAGTTTAAAGGATCTGGAATCCAAAGGCGAGCCAATTAAACATTTCAAATATTAA